A window of Komagataeibacter medellinensis NBRC 3288 contains these coding sequences:
- the ruvX gene encoding Holliday junction resolvase RuvX — protein MPLFNISDLRTHLRRNQRLLGLDPGKKTIGVALSDVGLMLASPHTGLKRGKLSVNAAEIGKIARMQDVGGLVVGLPLSLDGSFGPAAQAARDWTLNLSDLTGLPAAMWDERLSSSAVNRFLISEADMTRQRRGEVVDQMAAAYILQAALDASIPSGEGGIADS, from the coding sequence ATGCCCCTGTTCAACATATCCGATCTCCGCACCCATCTGCGCCGCAACCAGCGCCTGCTTGGCCTTGACCCCGGAAAGAAGACGATCGGCGTCGCCCTGTCGGATGTGGGGCTGATGCTGGCTTCCCCCCATACGGGGCTGAAGCGTGGGAAACTGTCGGTCAATGCCGCGGAAATCGGCAAAATCGCCCGTATGCAGGACGTGGGCGGGCTGGTGGTGGGCCTGCCGCTCTCGCTGGATGGCAGCTTCGGCCCTGCCGCCCAGGCGGCGCGTGACTGGACGCTCAACCTGTCCGACCTGACCGGCCTGCCAGCGGCGATGTGGGATGAACGGCTTTCATCTTCCGCCGTGAACCGCTTTCTCATTTCAGAGGCCGACATGACCCGCCAGCGCCGGGGGGAAGTGGTGGACCAGATGGCGGCAGCCTACATATTGCAGGCCGCCCTTGATGCCTCGATCCCGTCCGGGGAAGGGGGGATTGCGGATTCGTGA
- the gatC gene encoding Asp-tRNA(Asn)/Glu-tRNA(Gln) amidotransferase subunit GatC → MSLDPATVRRIARLARIGIDESDVPALQGELNGILGWVEQLNEVDVEGVTPMVGTGHAALRTRPDVVTDGNCREAVLSNAPDAVGPFYTVPKVVE, encoded by the coding sequence ATGTCGCTTGATCCCGCGACCGTCCGCCGCATTGCCAGACTGGCACGGATTGGTATTGACGAGTCTGATGTTCCCGCCCTGCAAGGGGAGCTTAACGGGATCCTCGGCTGGGTCGAGCAGTTGAACGAGGTCGATGTCGAGGGCGTGACCCCCATGGTCGGCACCGGCCATGCAGCACTGCGCACACGGCCGGACGTAGTGACCGATGGCAACTGCCGCGAGGCCGTGCTGTCCAACGCGCCTGATGCCGTTGGTCCCTTTTATACCGTGCCCAAGGTTGTTGAATAA
- the gatA gene encoding Asp-tRNA(Asn)/Glu-tRNA(Gln) amidotransferase subunit GatA: MSLTELTIADAAAGLRARKFSAAELVRAHTDAIDALNPRLNAYITTTTEAAMQAAVVADEALGKGEAKSLTGIPLGIKDLFCTRGVRTTAASNILKNFVPPYESTVTANLLRDGAVFVGKTNLDEFAMGSANITSAFGTVENPWKRKGDDAALVPGGSSGGSAAAVAAGLAMGATGTDTGGSIRQPAAYCGIVGLKPTYGRCSRFGTIAYASSLDQAGPMARSVRDCAILLQSMAGFDARDSTSVNRDVPDYSAAIGRSLKGLKVGIPAEYRAEGLSAEIEAAWQQGINWLKAAGCEIVDVSLPHTKYGLATYYIVAPAECSSNLARYDGLRFGERVPGDTLDGMYEATRRAGFGPEVRRRIMMGTYVLSAGYYDAYYLKAQKVRSLIRRDFTESFQQVDVLLTPTAPTPAFAQGEQSDDPVQMYLNDIFTVPASMAGMPAMSVPVGLGTTGLPLGLQLIGRPFDEETILAAGSALESAAGFTHRPAIRAEGAK, from the coding sequence ATGAGCCTGACCGAACTGACAATTGCCGATGCGGCAGCGGGCCTGCGTGCGCGCAAATTCAGCGCAGCCGAACTGGTGCGCGCGCATACCGACGCCATTGATGCGCTGAACCCGCGCCTGAACGCCTACATCACCACCACGACCGAGGCGGCGATGCAGGCGGCAGTCGTTGCGGATGAAGCGCTGGGCAAGGGCGAGGCAAAATCCCTCACCGGTATCCCGCTGGGCATCAAGGACCTGTTCTGCACCAGGGGCGTGCGGACCACGGCGGCCAGCAACATCCTGAAGAACTTCGTACCCCCCTATGAAAGTACGGTTACGGCCAACCTGCTGCGTGATGGTGCGGTATTCGTGGGCAAGACCAACCTTGACGAATTCGCCATGGGGTCGGCCAACATCACATCCGCCTTTGGCACGGTGGAAAACCCGTGGAAGCGCAAGGGCGATGACGCGGCCCTCGTGCCTGGCGGCTCGTCGGGCGGGTCGGCCGCTGCCGTGGCGGCTGGGCTTGCCATGGGGGCAACCGGCACCGATACCGGCGGCTCCATCCGCCAGCCCGCCGCCTATTGTGGCATTGTGGGGCTTAAGCCCACCTATGGCCGGTGCAGCCGGTTTGGCACCATTGCTTATGCCTCATCGCTGGACCAGGCTGGTCCCATGGCGCGTAGCGTGCGTGACTGTGCCATCCTGCTTCAGTCCATGGCGGGGTTCGATGCGCGCGACAGCACCAGTGTGAACCGTGACGTGCCGGATTATTCCGCCGCTATCGGCCGTAGCCTGAAAGGGCTGAAGGTGGGCATTCCCGCCGAATACCGTGCCGAGGGTCTGTCCGCCGAGATCGAGGCGGCATGGCAGCAGGGTATCAACTGGCTGAAGGCGGCAGGCTGCGAGATCGTGGATGTCTCCCTGCCCCACACGAAATATGGCCTTGCCACATATTATATCGTGGCCCCTGCCGAGTGCTCCTCCAATCTGGCGCGCTATGATGGCCTGCGCTTTGGCGAGCGTGTGCCGGGCGATACGCTGGATGGTATGTACGAAGCCACCCGCCGCGCGGGTTTCGGCCCCGAAGTACGCCGCCGCATCATGATGGGAACCTATGTGCTTTCAGCAGGCTACTACGATGCCTATTACCTGAAAGCGCAGAAAGTCCGCAGCCTGATCCGTCGTGACTTTACCGAAAGTTTCCAGCAGGTTGATGTGCTGCTGACGCCCACGGCCCCCACACCTGCCTTCGCGCAGGGTGAACAGAGCGATGACCCGGTCCAGATGTACCTGAACGATATCTTCACCGTGCCGGCCTCCATGGCGGGCATGCCCGCCATGTCCGTGCCTGTGGGGTTGGGAACGACCGGCCTGCCGCTTGGCCTGCAACTGATCGGCCGCCCGTTTGACGAGGAAACGATTCTGGCTGCGGGCAGCGCGCTGGAAAGTGCCGCAGGCTTCACCCACCGGCCTGCCATCCGTGCGGAGGGCGCGAAATGA
- a CDS encoding MIP/aquaporin family protein — protein MRLPHLHLPYLHIHVHDRPLAGDPHPHNPFHWKLYFCEAIATAILMILGLSGVIVLTAPGSPLSHPLLPHPYVQTALCGLVFGLSGTAAAMTPFGKVSGAHINPSVTLAFSLAKRIGGVDALNYMIAQVVGAFVGTGLVYEAGRLFTWWGSMAVAVRYGATVPYGHISIWWAMWSEMFVTAALIAMLYWLAAHPRWKFITPWSGGLFFLIMNPLTAWLSGNSVNFARTLAPALFSGQWTGLWVYVVGPFAGASLAVMAIRMNLLGKLHLLEARLVNFGHHGRVPGLDDPHRKLNHPDDPDHIPPGAGPA, from the coding sequence ATGCGCCTGCCACACCTGCACCTGCCCTACCTGCATATCCATGTGCATGACCGCCCGCTGGCAGGCGACCCGCACCCGCATAACCCTTTCCACTGGAAACTGTATTTCTGCGAGGCGATCGCTACCGCCATTCTCATGATCCTTGGCCTGAGCGGTGTCATCGTGCTGACAGCGCCGGGCAGCCCGCTGTCGCACCCGCTGCTGCCGCACCCCTATGTCCAGACCGCGCTGTGCGGACTGGTATTCGGGCTGTCGGGCACGGCGGCGGCCATGACACCGTTCGGCAAGGTCAGCGGGGCGCATATCAACCCTTCGGTTACACTTGCCTTTTCGCTGGCAAAACGCATCGGGGGGGTGGATGCCCTCAACTACATGATCGCGCAGGTGGTCGGCGCTTTTGTGGGCACGGGACTGGTCTATGAAGCCGGGCGGCTGTTTACATGGTGGGGCAGCATGGCGGTTGCCGTGCGCTACGGGGCCACGGTGCCTTATGGCCATATCTCGATCTGGTGGGCCATGTGGTCGGAAATGTTCGTAACCGCAGCACTGATCGCCATGCTGTACTGGCTGGCGGCCCACCCGCGGTGGAAGTTCATCACGCCCTGGTCGGGCGGCCTGTTCTTCCTGATCATGAACCCGTTAACAGCATGGCTTTCGGGCAACAGCGTCAATTTTGCGCGAACGCTGGCCCCGGCCCTGTTTTCAGGGCAGTGGACGGGACTGTGGGTTTACGTGGTGGGGCCGTTTGCCGGGGCCTCGCTTGCTGTCATGGCCATCCGCATGAACCTGCTGGGCAAACTGCACCTGCTGGAGGCCCGGCTGGTCAATTTTGGCCATCATGGCCGTGTTCCGGGGCTGGATGACCCGCACCGAAAGCTCAACCATCCCGATGATCCCGACCACATCCCCCCCGGTGCGGGCCCGGCCTGA